TCTCTGGCTCCAGCTTCCACGGCTGCATTGGATATAGCCCGTCTTTCTACCCCTGTCACACCACTGGGTATGCCAATGACAATTCGCGGCGAAATCAGTGATTTCCCCCCGTTTACACGTAGAATAAACTCTTTTAACATCAGCTCGGCTATATCAGAATCAGAAATCACTCCATCACGCAAGGGACGGAGGGCAATCACATTTCTCGGTGTCCGTCCGAGCATTTTTTTGGCTTCTTCCCCTACTGCCACTGCTATCTTTCTGTTTTGATCAATAGCCACTACAGAAGGTTCTTGGAGTACAATGCCTTTACCAGATACATAAACTAGGGTGTTAGCCGTACCGAGGTCGATACCCATGTCCCATGATGAGCGAAAGTTCCTAAAAAGCCCCACGCTTCTCTACGTCCCTTATTTGCTATACTTGTTTGCTAAAAACTGTTATAGTTAATAGTGCTGCATTTTATTATGTTTTTTACTGTGAGTTTAGCAGGCTAGCTATTTTATGAGAAACTTTAGCAATCCTTACTAGGTTTTAGCTGCCCATATTATTGAGATTCTCTAACTATTTCAATATATCCCTATAGTTTTTTAATGGGTCCAATACATTTATCTCATTTTTCTACGCAGTTTTACTGTTAAGTTTTTAGCATATTTTTAAATAGCTTTACAATTGGCTATGATTAAAATCAAAATATATCAGTATTTTTGTACTAAAAGGTCAGAGCCATGAGCATTAACATTGTTACCCTTGTTGGTCGTGTCGGCGGCGATCCAGATATTAAATATTTCGAGTCTGGTGCGGTGAAGTGTAGATTAACCTTAGCAGTTAATCGGCGATCGCGTAAAGATGATAAGCCCGACTGGTTTACCTTAGAACTGTGGGACAAAACAGCCGAAGTAGCGGGTAATTATGTCCGTAAAGGCAGCTTAATTGGAGTCAAAGGTTCCTTAAAGTTTGACACATGGAGCGATCGCCAAACAGGAGCCAACCGTTCTACACCAATTATTAGAGTAGATCAACTAGATTTATTAGGTTCTAAGCGGGATACAGAAAGCGGAATGGCAGATATGTCTTCAGAACACTTTTAATCATTCATCATTGGCCATTATCAATAACCAATGACTAATGACCAATGACCAATGACTAATAACTAATTTGTAGTGTCACCGATGCTTCTACCTGCTGTTCACCACCAACTATCGGGGTGGAAGCATCAGCATTAGCTAACTTAGCAACCTCAGCACGCTGCAACATCGGTGGTGGGGGCGCACTTGCACCATTAATTTGAATACCTACCACTTCCTGAGCCTGGAAACCCAGGGTACTCAAAACAGCATTAGCTTGTTGTTGAGCGTCTTGGGTGGCTTGTCTGAGTGCTTCTTTTTGAGCAGATGCGATCGCCTGATCATTAGCAACAAAACTAACACCGTTAATTTGCGTTGCACCGACCTTTACAGCTTCATCTAAAAGCGTACCCGCTTTATCAGTAGCAATGCGAAAACTTACAGTGTTATTAGCAGTATATCCAGTAATGCGTTGCACATTATCAGTGTAACTATAAACTGGATTGAGGCGGATACCAGTAGTTTGTAATTTTTGCACATTGCGGTTTTTCAGCAAAGCCACCACAGCCGATGACCGACGAGCCGCTTCTTCTTGTGCTAACTGTGCCGTTTTCCCCTGAACCTCCACGGAAAGACTCACTTGTGACAAAGTGGTAGGAATTGTTTCCACACCTCGACCGCTAACTGTCAGAGTTCGCAACAATTTTTCTTTTTCTTGAGCCAACCCAGACGGGATAAAAATTATACACAACAGTAAAGCTAATGGTAAAATTTTCCCACAGTTACCAACCCGCAACCGACAACCGGATAAAGCAGCTTCATACATAAAATTTGCACTCCTCTGAACAGAATTTACAGATGCTTGAAAAAAACGTATCAAGTGTAATTCACACTCAACAGGTATCTCTTAACTATCATCAACTCAGCACTTTATTTTACAGACGCGATTTACCGCGTTGCAGCACTTTCCATATGTTCTTAGTTTGACACTGCCATAGTCAGAAGTAGGAACGGTTACATTTTTGGCAACTAAAAAAAATCAATTAAAACTTGTGGAGACTCTGTGATGGCATACTGGCTGCTGAAAACTGAACCAGAAAAATATTCCTACTTTAATTTAGAACAGGATGGTAGTACAGTTTGGGATGGGGTCAACAATGCTCTAGCGCTCAAACATTTACGGAATATGCTTCTTGGCGACTTAGCATTCATTTATCATACAGGCCAAGAACGACAAATTATCGGTATAGCAGAGGTGGTAAGTCAACCTTATGCTGATCCAACCTTAAACGATGCCAAACGGGTAGTTGTGGATGTCAAGGCACTCAGAAGAGTCTCTGTACCCCTCCCACTATCCCAAATTAAGCAAAATGGACAATTCACAGACTTTGACTTGCTACGGCTTCCTAGACTTTCTGTTGTGCCAGTATCCGAATTTTATTGGCAACGCCTGATTTCATTGACTGACAGCACAAAATAATTTATTAAATATCTTAAAATATATGTTGTTTTCCATAAAGGAGTAAGAATAAAAGCAGGATTTTCGCAGAACACATTAGGATTTTTGCACAACATAATGCAGTTTTTAGATGCAAGCAACGTATATTTTCCCCTGCTGGCGAGTACAACAGAAACAGCAGACAGTTCAATGGTGATAGGTGCAGTATTACTGAGTTTAGTGGTAATCTATCTGTCCAGTAAACTGGGTGGCGAGTTATCCAACCGAGTAGGTTTACCGCCTGTCTTAGGTGAACTCTTAGGAGGTGTGGTTGTGGGCATCTCTGTTTTGCATCTGTTAGTTTTTCCTGAAGGTGGTACAGACAGTTCTAACTCTGTAATCATGACCTTCCTGCAAATTACTGCGGGTTTAACTCCTGAAGCTACCCCTGCCGTATTTGAGGCACAATCAGAAGTCATTTCCGTTTTAGCAGAACTGGGTGTAATCATTCTGCTATTTGAAATTGGTTTGGAGTCGAACTTAAAAGACTTGATCTCAGTGGGGCCCCAAGCTGCCATAGTGGCGGTAGTGGGGGTAGTAGCACCTTTTACGGCTGGGACTGTGGGATTGATGCTTTTGTTTGGTGTCGGTGCTGTGCCAGCGATTTTTGCTGGGGCGGCTTTGACTGCCACTAGTATTGGCATTACTTCCAAGGTGCTGTCAGAATTAGGAAAACTTACCTCCAAAGAAGGGCAGATTATTCTAGGTGCTGCTGTCATGGATGATGTATTAGGAATCATCGTTCTCGCAGTAGTCGCCAGCCTAGCGAAAGATGGTGCAGTAGATGTGAGCAAAGTCATCTATCTAATTATCAGCGCCAGTGGTTTTCTGATCGGTGCTGTCGTACTAGGTAATATTTTTAACAAGACCTTTGTGGCGATCGCTAACCAACTCAAAACACGTGGTGAACTGGTGATACCAGCATTCATCTTCGCCTTTGCTATGGCATACTTGGCCTCAGTTATCCAATTAGAAGCAATTTTGGGAGCTTTTGCTGCGGGTTTAGTTTTAGAGGAAACCGATAAACGCAAAGAATTGCAAAAGCAAGTTATACCTATTGCCGATCTGCTAGTACCAATTTTCTTTGTGACTGTTGGGGCAAAAACCGACTTGGGAGTCTTGAACCCAGCCATCCCCAGCAATCGCGAAGGTTTAATTATGGCAATTTTCCTGATCGCGGTGGCTATTATCGGTAAAGTAATTACAGGTTTCAGTGTCTTTGGTCAACCCCAAATCAACCGTTTAGCAATTGGTGTGGGGATGATTCCTCGTGGTGAAGTCGGGCTAGTTTTTGCTGGAGTCGGTGCTGCCAGTGGTGTTCTTTCTAAATCACTGGGGGCGGCAATTATCATGATGGTTATCACTACGACCTTTTTAGCTCCCCCACTTTTACGGTTCGTCTTTCCAGAATCAGACAAATT
The window above is part of the Nodularia spumigena CCY9414 genome. Proteins encoded here:
- a CDS encoding single-stranded DNA-binding protein translates to MSINIVTLVGRVGGDPDIKYFESGAVKCRLTLAVNRRSRKDDKPDWFTLELWDKTAEVAGNYVRKGSLIGVKGSLKFDTWSDRQTGANRSTPIIRVDQLDLLGSKRDTESGMADMSSEHF
- a CDS encoding SIMPL domain-containing protein, whose amino-acid sequence is MYEAALSGCRLRVGNCGKILPLALLLCIIFIPSGLAQEKEKLLRTLTVSGRGVETIPTTLSQVSLSVEVQGKTAQLAQEEAARRSSAVVALLKNRNVQKLQTTGIRLNPVYSYTDNVQRITGYTANNTVSFRIATDKAGTLLDEAVKVGATQINGVSFVANDQAIASAQKEALRQATQDAQQQANAVLSTLGFQAQEVVGIQINGASAPPPPMLQRAEVAKLANADASTPIVGGEQQVEASVTLQISY
- a CDS encoding EVE domain-containing protein produces the protein MAYWLLKTEPEKYSYFNLEQDGSTVWDGVNNALALKHLRNMLLGDLAFIYHTGQERQIIGIAEVVSQPYADPTLNDAKRVVVDVKALRRVSVPLPLSQIKQNGQFTDFDLLRLPRLSVVPVSEFYWQRLISLTDSTK
- a CDS encoding cation:proton antiporter → MQFLDASNVYFPLLASTTETADSSMVIGAVLLSLVVIYLSSKLGGELSNRVGLPPVLGELLGGVVVGISVLHLLVFPEGGTDSSNSVIMTFLQITAGLTPEATPAVFEAQSEVISVLAELGVIILLFEIGLESNLKDLISVGPQAAIVAVVGVVAPFTAGTVGLMLLFGVGAVPAIFAGAALTATSIGITSKVLSELGKLTSKEGQIILGAAVMDDVLGIIVLAVVASLAKDGAVDVSKVIYLIISASGFLIGAVVLGNIFNKTFVAIANQLKTRGELVIPAFIFAFAMAYLASVIQLEAILGAFAAGLVLEETDKRKELQKQVIPIADLLVPIFFVTVGAKTDLGVLNPAIPSNREGLIMAIFLIAVAIIGKVITGFSVFGQPQINRLAIGVGMIPRGEVGLVFAGVGAASGVLSKSLGAAIIMMVITTTFLAPPLLRFVFPESDKFVPDQDKLILDNATGTPLMVEKPASIMSTVNDAKDREDNPNYGDNSPKT